The following proteins are encoded in a genomic region of Montipora foliosa isolate CH-2021 chromosome 10, ASM3666993v2, whole genome shotgun sequence:
- the LOC137974355 gene encoding retinol dehydrogenase 8-like, whose amino-acid sequence MSSQIVLISGCSSGIGLATAVHLAKDAEKRFKVYATMRNLARKGQLEKEGKEKLGDTLIIKQMDVCSDESVTKVVKEVLDAEGKIDVLFNNAGIALLTIVECVPVDMAKELFEVNVFGTLRLIQAVLPGMKERRSGCIINNTSHAGIVGIPFNEIYSSSKFAVEGLTEAMAPTLLHFNIRCSLLEPGPVGTELGGNMEAWHKKYDKPTADEETSKLLQAFSGKLWPMALKENQDVKEVAEIVKTIVLSDKPNLRYQTNKNFSTDEVKAKLSDPTGNVIVDLMVKKYFDKE is encoded by the exons ATGTCTTCACAGATCGTGCTCATCTCTGGTTGTTCTAGCGGTATTGGACTCGCTACCGCTGTGCATCTCGCTAAAGATGCCGAGAAACGCTTCAAGGTCTACGCCACCATGCGAAATCTGGCGAGGAAAGGACAACTGGAGAAAGAAGGGAAGGAGAAACTTGGAGACACTTTGATCATCAAACAGATGGATGTGTGCAGTGATGAATCAGTCACGAAGGTTGTTAAAGAGGTGCTCGACGCTGAAGGGAAAATTGATGTGTTGT TCAACAACGCTGGAATAGCATTGTTAACCATAGTGGAGTGTGTCCCAGTGGACATGGCCAAGGAATTGTTTGAAGTGAACGTCTTTGGTACCTTGCGACTAATCCAAGCTGTTCTACCAGGCATGAAAGAGAGAAGGAGCGGGTGTATAATTAACAACACCAGCCATGCTGGAATTGTTGGAATACCTTTCAATGAGATTTACTCATCTTCAAAGTTTGCAGTGGAGGGCCTCACTGAAGCAATGGCTCCAACCTTGCTTCATTTTAATATCAG GTGTTCTCTACTTGAACCAGGTCCCGTTGGAACAGAATTAGGTGGAAACATGGAAGCCTGGCACAAGAAATATGACAAGCCAACTGCAGACGAAGAGACTTCGAAACTGCTTCAAGCCTTTTCAGGAAAGTTATGGCCAATGGCCCTTAAGGAGAACCAAGATGTCAAGGAAGTCGCAGAGATTGTGAAAACGATCGTACTTAGCGACAAGCCAAACCTACGATATCAAACAAATAAGAATTTCAGCACCGATGAAGTTAAGGCCAAACTCTCTGATCCTACTGGGAATGTTATCGTTGATTTGATGGTCAAAAAGTACTTCGATAAAGAATAG
- the LOC137974361 gene encoding retinol dehydrogenase 8-like yields the protein MSLQIVLISGCSSGIGLATVVHLAKDADKRFKVYATMRNLAKKGQLEEEGKEKLGDTLIIKQMDVCSDESVTKVVKEVLDAEGKIDVLFNNAGLALLTIMECVPVEMAKELFEVNFFGTLRLIQAVLPGMKERKSGCIINNTSHVGIVGVPFNELYSSSKFAVEGLTEAMAPTLLHFNIRCSLLEPGPVGTALGGNMEAWHKKYDTPTADEESSKLLQAFTGKLWPMAFKVIQDVKEVAEMVKTIVLSDKPNLRYQTNKNFNPDEVKAKLADPTGNVIVDLMVKKYFAKE from the exons ATGTCTCTCCAAATCGTGCTCATCTCTGGTTGTTCCAGCGGCATTGGACTCGCTACCGTTGTGCATCTCGCTAAAGATGCCGATAAACGCTTCAAG GTTTACGCCACCATGCGAAATCTGGCAAAGAAAGGACAACTGGAGGAAGAAGGGAAGGAGAAACTTGGAGACACTTTGATTATCAAACAGATGGACGTGTGCAGTGATGAATCAGTCACGAAGGTTGTTAAAGAGGTGCTCGACGCTGAAGGGAAAATTGATGTGTTGT TCAACAACGCTGGATTAGCATTGTTAACCATAATGGAGTGTGTCCCAGTGGAAATGGCCAAGGAATTGTTTGAAGTGAACTTCTTTGGTACCTTGCGACTGATCCAAGCTGTGCTGCCAGGCATGAAAGAGAGAAAGAGCGGGTGTATAATTAACAACACCAGCCATGTTGGAATTGTTGGAGTACCTTTCAATGAGCTTTACTCATCTTCAAAGTTTGCAGTGGAGGGCCTCACTGAAGCAATGGCTCCAACCTTGCTTCATTTTAATATCAG GTGTTCTCTACTTGAACCAGGTCCCGTTGGAACAGCATTAGGTGGAAACATGGAAGCCTGGCACAAGAAATATGACACGCCAACTGCTGACGAAGAGTCTTCGAAACTGCTTCAAGCCTTTACGGGAAAGTTATGGCCAATGGCCTTTAAGGTGATCCAAGATGTCAAGGAAGTCGCAGAGATGGTGAAAACGATCGTACTTAGCGACAAGCCAAACCTACGATATCAAACAAATAAGAATTTCAACCCCGACGAAGTAAAGGCCAAACTTGCTGATCCTACTGGGAATGTTATCGTTGATTTGATGGTCAAAAAGTACTTCGCTAAAGAATAG